CAGTAGTAGGTGCCGTCGCGGCCGCGTCGCCGTCCCAGCCCCCGGGCCTGGGAGAGTTGGATGACCGCGGGTTCGGCAGCGCGCAGGTGTTTGCGGCGCAGCTTCTTGCGGAACAGGCCGAAGGCCAGGATCACCCGGCGCTGGGTGACGGTGACGGTCAACTGTGTCAGGTTGACGCCGAAAAACAGCACCGCCGAGGCCAGCAGGGCGAACAGGCCGAAGAGCACCAGCCCTCGGGTGGTGTCGAGCTCGCCGAGGCTGAGCACGACGCCGACCAGCAGTCCCAGGGTGACGAAGACGGTTATCAGGAAGGTGGCCTTGGAGAAGGCGCTTTCCCGGTAGATGACGACGTCGCCGCCGGACCGGGGTTGTTTGTAGGTTTTTTTCTCGCCCACGTCCCGCCCTTTAGGATCCGGCGTCGGGAGCATCCTGACCGACGCCCATGCAGTTGCCGAGGGAGACGATGATCTTGATCAGGTCGGGGTTGGCCAGGGAGTAGCAAACCCGGTTGCCGTCGCGTTCCGAGTTGACGATGCCGTTCTGTCGCAGCACGGCCAGGTGCTGGGAGATGTTGGGCTGCTTCAGTCCGAGCTCTCGGCGGATCTCCTCGACGCAGCGCATCCCCAGGGACAACAGGCCGACGATCCGCAGCCGGGTGGGGTGGCCGAGGGCTTTGAAGTGCCGCGCCAGCTCATCGCATTGCGCCAGTTTCGTCATCCGATTCCTCCCGCTGCGGGGACGGCCCCGTAACCGACGGGGCCCGGGGGTCCAACCGAACCCGGATCGGAGGTGGCCGCATGAAATCCAACCGCCCCTCTACCCGCCGACGCAAACAAAAACCATCGGTGGAAGTATAACGCTTAAGTGCTTTAGAATGTAGGCAATTATGGCCTCTTTGTCAAGCCTTGTCCGCGACGGCCCCGTCGCCGGCGCCCCGGTTCGCTGCGCTCCATGCGCCGGGGAACCGGCACCGGGCGGGTCGGTTATCCGCGCGACGAAGCCCGTGATGAGGCGCCCACACCGACTCGACGCTTGACAAGGCCGGGCGCTTGACCGGCCGCGGCTGCGTCTGTATACTATCCTAGACACCCGACGACGGCCGCTCACCCCAACCCCGGCACCATGACCCGACAGACACCGCGCCTGGAACGCTATTTCGCCGCCACCGCCTCCATCGCCAGCACCCGGGAGGAGGGCAAGCTCCTCGAGGCCATCATCGGCTCGGCCCAGGAGGTCATCGAGGCCGAAGCGGCCTCGGTGCTGATCCTGGAGCCCGACGGCGGCCACCTGCGCTTCGCCATGGCCACCGGCCCCCAGGCCGACAAGGTCCTGCCGCTGCGGGTCCCCGTCGAGGGCTCTATCGCCGGCTGGG
This genomic stretch from Candidatus Coatesbacteria bacterium harbors:
- a CDS encoding DUF3093 family protein, with protein sequence MLPTPDPKGRDVGEKKTYKQPRSGGDVVIYRESAFSKATFLITVFVTLGLLVGVVLSLGELDTTRGLVLFGLFALLASAVLFFGVNLTQLTVTVTQRRVILAFGLFRKKLRRKHLRAAEPAVIQLSQARGLGRRRGRDGTYYWATDGGPGVRLEVRESDEKECEFYVFSCREPARLVNILDIEPRE
- a CDS encoding metalloregulator ArsR/SmtB family transcription factor, producing MTKLAQCDELARHFKALGHPTRLRIVGLLSLGMRCVEEIRRELGLKQPNISQHLAVLRQNGIVNSERDGNRVCYSLANPDLIKIIVSLGNCMGVGQDAPDAGS